Proteins from one Candidatus Methylomirabilota bacterium genomic window:
- the secE gene encoding preprotein translocase subunit SecE, translating to MEFLGKIREFFHDVLVEFRKVSWPSRREVMGSTTVVIVVVVVLAVFLAAVDIALSRLVGLILH from the coding sequence ATGGAGTTTCTCGGGAAGATCCGCGAGTTCTTTCACGACGTGCTGGTCGAGTTCCGCAAGGTGAGCTGGCCCAGCCGGCGCGAGGTCATGGGCTCGACGACCGTCGTCATCGTGGTGGTGGTGGTCCTGGCGGTGTTCCTGGCCGCGGTGGACATCGCGCTCTCCCGGCTGGTCGGCCTCATCTTGCACTAG